In Astyanax mexicanus isolate ESR-SI-001 chromosome 7, AstMex3_surface, whole genome shotgun sequence, the genomic stretch ataatacatatatgtttttttatggaaaaataacTGTATTACAAGCCTCACCACAAGTGGTGGGAAATCCTCCAGTAGCTTTGGGCTTTCCTGCTGAGATTTCTGCTTCACCTCAGATTTTGCAGCTTCCATCATCCTGCAGCAAAGAGTACAAGAGTTAGACAATATGAACCACAAAACCAAATCAGTGACTGCTCAAACACAGTAAACATATCAGTTTTATACCGACATAATTAGCAAACAGATGTTCTAGCACATGTGACTCACCGGATGGCGAGGGAAGGCCGTGGAAGGCAGAATCCAGAATTTGTGCTGTCTGCTGATGCTGTTTTCTTAGGACTTTCCTTCACCAGAGGGTCAAACTTCAAATACAGTGACTGCTTACGCAGGGCAGACTCCTTAAACTacagacacatacacatcagaAACGCTCTAACAGGAAAACAGAAACTAAACAAGAATTAAATAAGAGCTACTTACAGTGCTCGATCCAAACTGTTCCAGATAATCGATCTGTTCATCAAAATCATTAGGCAGGACTACAGGGaacaggaaaaataaataaataaaagaatgtaacATAAcatgtttgagcacttttgggtAAAATATTAATTCAGATATTTGGATTTTAAGATGGATTAGGAACAAGAGCTTGGCAACAAATGTGCAAGACTGAAGAAAGTAAACTACAACAGCCCGAGGGAGGTAGTGTGAAATCTGGACCACAGTTCGGATGGGGCAGATATTGTAAACTCTattgtgagcacacatgcccagagCAGTGTGGGGCCAATGTGGGACACAAGGGGACCTTTGAACAAGGATTTTATCCATCAGTGGCAGATTTAGAACTAACAACCCTGTCAACAACCTGGGGCTCTCAACCATCTATGGAGTGAGGTATAGCTGCTGGTGGTGGCCAGAGGTGGATTAGTAACTCTTGACAACTGAAAACTTACACATAGAGCCGGGCACAAACTCCTCTTCAGCTGCAGCAGAACCAAACTCCGCACTCTGCTTTAGTGGGCAGGGCTCAGGAGTCTGCTTTCTCACTACAGGCTCTGGCGTGACTGGGATGCAGGGTTCCTTGCTCTGTGGGACAATGGGCAACTCTGTCTCAATGTTTGTCTATAAAATAAAGAGACAAAAGCACTTAATTCTACAACAATTTATAATGAGTGGGCAAAGCAATGGAGGTGCAGGATATCGAAATATTATTAAATACCTGAGTCTTAGTCAAAGACAGCTCAACATCTGCACTTTCTTCAACACTGTTGCATGGAGAACTGTTtaaatacaataagaaaaaaatgcaattaaaaatcCACTGCATTGATAAAGCACAATCAACCCAGTTGCTATGCAACACAAATTAGCATACAAATTGTGTGCGTTTtcgtacaggacaaaccattcaaacatgcggatgcGCTCTCcgcagattaaaaaaataaaatcagtgtctgtctggcttaaaataattAGATACAGCTATCAAATGAATATAACCTAAagaattctaaaagatcaaaacaaaatagtgaatcctcaaagcagtagcttaaagacaaaatataaagctttaccagcgctatgagacgcAACACCTACAGAAGGAAGGAGCAGCGGCAGCGTGACTGTTCTagtgaaaaaattaaaatgtaaaattacatatagggctgtgtaccacataaaatcggtccaagatcctcaccaaaaatagaaaaccatgatAGAAACTCAACCCTAATGCCAGTACATtttatcgtagcctactttatatatatttgcatgaataattgccTGTATAACCACCTGTACTCAGTACACAGTGCAGTGATCATCCTTGGACCACATTTTAAAGCAGTGGTTCAATTTCATTATGCTAATGAATGTATACAGATCTTGAACTAATGAACATCCTTCAAGTTATTttactaaacaaataaaattaaggaAAATTAAGAATTCTGACCTTTTTGACACATCATGCTTTTCCCCTTGTTGGTTGTCTGACTGTAATTGTATCGTAGTCTGTAATGGTGCAGCTTGTGCTTCCTCTTTCATCACTGAAATGCTCTGATCACCACGAGGAGGAGAGTTAGCCATCGAAGCTTTCGCACCAAATGGATTGAAGTTAGGGTCATCAAATTTGTCAAAGTCAAAGTTGTAAGAGCCTTTCGCCACAGGGATATCAACAGGTGCAATCTCGACAGTTGTGTCAAGAAACTGCGGTTTGGGTTCTGGGGATTTTTTCTCATCTGGAACTGAGGAAGTTTTTTTAGGGGCAGGTTTGGCACCTGGTGGCCTCTTCATGCCCAGGCGCTTGGGGGGCGGCTTGCGTTTGACTTCAGCACAGTCATCAAAGTTAAACTCCAATAACATTTTGTTGTCTTTAGGAGGCAATTCGGATGGTGTAGTGCTTTCGGTTGTAACTGCAGATGGTACAGGGGCCACAGGCTTTAGCTCTGGTTGGGGAGGCATCTCTGAAACATTGCCCACATTAAACTCGAGCAACACCGCACTGGCTTTAGGAGGCAATTCAGATGTTAAAGTGCTTTCTGTAATAACCTCTGGCTTCACCTCTGGTTGGCTAGGCATCTCGGAAACGTTGTCCACATTAAACTCCAGTAACAATGAGCCAGCTTTAGGAGGCAACTCAGAAGCTGGAGTGCTTTCGATAACTGCAGGCTTCACCTCTGGTTGGGGAGGCATCTCTGGAACAGCCTTGATATTTTCTGGTACAGCCTCAGTATTCTCTAGTACAGCCTCACTAAGTTCTTTCTTAGGTTCCACCATTTCTGAAGGCAGAGAATTGCTGACTGGTGCTTTTCTGCCAAGAGGAGGGGAGTTCTGAAGCTTTGAACCACCAGTCTGAAAAGGATTGACTGAATCAAGATTATCAAAATCAAAGCTATAAGCAACTTTCGGTGGCAAGGGAGATTTCTCAGCCTCTGAAGGTTCCTCTCCAACAGGAACACTCTCTATGACAGAAACTGGTTCAGGAACCTTCAGATCCTCAACATCATTACTGCTTTGATCCAAGACTGGTGTTTCTAAACATCTCTGGCCAATAATCACCGTAGTGTCTGTTGAGGGTATATCTGAAGATATATCTGCAAGAGCATTTTCTACTGACTGGTTCAGAAGAACAGTCTCATCCAAGGCCATATCTATGAGAGCTTGCTTTTCTTCAACTTTCTCCACCTCTTCAAAAGCAGATGAGGCAATAGAAACCTCATCCGGTTGTTCTGGAACAGGTGGAACCATAGTCTCTGATAGAGCAGGTTTGCATGGTGACAGGATCATTTTAGCTGAGCCCTGAAAAGGATTCATCCACTCTAGATTATCAAAATCAATTGTGTAGCCTCCTTTGCTTTGAATAGGCATTTCATCATCAGGGTAGGGAGCTTCAGTTGTGCTTGGGACATCAGCTGGTGCAGTAGGAGCATGTTGCAGAGCAGGTGTCCTGGAAAATTAGATTATGAACACTCAGGTtgtttacatttataaatatttatgaatttGTGCCAAACACAGTCATGTCTACCAACATTAAATGCAGCTAGAGCTTTCTTTTTAGCTAGAAAAGAACATGTTGATACTCACTCAGTAGAAGTCAGCGAGAGAGACTCTAGGAGAGCTGTGCAATCATCCAAAGAGGCCATCTTGCCAACACGGCTAGGAGACATAATTTTCTTAGTCACCGGGTCTCTGCGTGGAGTTTGGAAACAAACCTGGAGAACAAACAGTAACGAAAACTTAAGGGGATAAAGTGAGCAGAAATTTAAATTTAAGCAAGAAATATCCACATATTACAGCCACATTCAACACAGTCAGTGTACGGAATTCAACAACCCTGAATGTGTTACAAAATGACGTGGATTACAGAGAACAATGAGTTTATTCATAAAGTAAGCAGTTCATTAAGAAGAACTATGCCTTTTGTAGCaacatggcaaaaataaaaaaataaaatgtacattttacaaactacaaataaacacttCCAAAAACTGTACATCAGTTAAAACTCCTAACTTCCTTTGGAATCAATTGACTGTCTATCTAGCCCTATCCAAGTTAgcacatatacaaacacaatcATTTAAAGTCTCTACCTTCACTCCTTTGGGCACGTTTTTGTTGAGGTTTTCAGCCTGAGATTGTCTCAGTATGGAAGGCCTGCCGGTGGGCTGATCCAAAGCGAAAATATCAGCAGAAGTTTCAGGTGCAATGTGCTTCCTAACAGGGCAAACTCCCTGATTCTCATCATTCACCACCACTGAACTCAtactagagagagaaagagagagagaaaaacacactgaagagTATGAGTGACGACATCATAAAACGAGCCACTCCCAGTGGGCACTCTGTGTACAGTACCCAGCTGGGTTTACTGATAAGCCAGAAGGActtgtgctttaaataaacagaaaatttaAGTAGTTTGTTGATGAAAactgatattttaaattaaatgttttgataTCCACTTTTaactgtttgcagtttatatgcatgcacaaaTCATACTGTTACTATTTCACACAATTAGAGTCTTGGTAAATAACTGTTAACCAAAAACGACAAACTAatagatttttagttttatttactaAAATTATTCTGGAATCTTATTTGGGTGCATAACTACATTCTCAAAATAAATcttatactgtaatactgtagacCACATTCAGCAACAGACAGCAATGTTGGTCATGTCATCACAGCTGATCCAGAGCCAATCTCATACCTATTCAAAGCTTCATTAGAAAGACTGTGGATACTTTCAGACATACAGTGCTGGTTGGTCATGTCGGTGAAAGCCTGAATTTCCAGGCTAGCTGCAGAAAGCATACAAAGTGAAGAGCCATTGTGCAGAATTAGGTCAGGGGTGGTTTAGTTCGGTCAGCTGATGTGTGGCAGTGAAAGGTTGTTACTGTAAAATCCCAACTGTGCTCCAAATGTTAAGTAAAACTTATGTGAAAAGGTGTCCAACTGAGAAAGCCCATCGGTGAAAGTGAATCATACCTTCAAGAGAAAGGCAGAAACTGGAGGAAAATAACTTGACATTTCAAAATTACTGAATCAGTTGGCAGTTACACTTAGTATTTCCTGGcacactgctttttatattttacacagtatTGAGGATAAACAGGTTATAAACCCTGTCCCTTGATGGCATGACTTCACATGACTAAGAATATGGAGTTATAATTACCATTTATGGCCATGTCTCTCTCCAGAACCCAGGAAACTCTATTTAAAATGAACAATGCACCATCAGCTTTACCAAGCCAGACTTCAAGAAAATTACCGATGTTCTACAGTATTTATTTCAGTAGGATTTTATAGGTCAAATGAAGCACctcaacatcaaaaacaacattcTGTGGGTAATAGAAAATTTATTCGTTACAAATAAACGATTATACAAGTTGCTTGAGTTGCTCAGTTGGCACAGTGTTTCAGTTCTCCTCCATGCTACTTCCATGTTTTAGATTGGACAGGGTGTGGTCACGTGATTATACATGTGGTTGTAAGTTCAGTACATGTACACATTGCTTTTTTTAAaacgaaatcaatatttgaatcaataaaatgcattatattaaCTGCGCAGACCTAGTTTACACTCCAAACAAGTGTTCTACATTGTCACCCTTGTAGTTAAAATGGTcactttgttttaaatgtaatacaAACTCATAGCAAGACATTAAAATAAGCTCTGTTGAGTTTTTATAGGTTAAATAAGTTAAGTTAAAACaatgataaataaattataaccaCACACAccaatgcacgttttaaaagtacgtTACTTTTAGGACACTCTGTAATTACACATACTCACACTTAACGTTAACTCTTACTGACTGTCATTTTAAACAGTAGAAGACAAACAGTAGTTAGTGTTTTAATGGGGGAGCCAGACATTTCCAGAACTTAGTCAAAGGAGATGCATGTGTAACGTTacacaagctagctagctagctaactaa encodes the following:
- the tacc3 gene encoding transforming acidic coiled-coil-containing protein 3 codes for the protein MSSVVVNDENQGVCPVRKHIAPETSADIFALDQPTGRPSILRQSQAENLNKNVPKGVKVCFQTPRRDPVTKKIMSPSRVGKMASLDDCTALLESLSLTSTETPALQHAPTAPADVPSTTEAPYPDDEMPIQSKGGYTIDFDNLEWMNPFQGSAKMILSPCKPALSETMVPPVPEQPDEVSIASSAFEEVEKVEEKQALIDMALDETVLLNQSVENALADISSDIPSTDTTVIIGQRCLETPVLDQSSNDVEDLKVPEPVSVIESVPVGEEPSEAEKSPLPPKVAYSFDFDNLDSVNPFQTGGSKLQNSPPLGRKAPVSNSLPSEMVEPKKELSEAVLENTEAVPENIKAVPEMPPQPEVKPAVIESTPASELPPKAGSLLLEFNVDNVSEMPSQPEVKPEVITESTLTSELPPKASAVLLEFNVGNVSEMPPQPELKPVAPVPSAVTTESTTPSELPPKDNKMLLEFNFDDCAEVKRKPPPKRLGMKRPPGAKPAPKKTSSVPDEKKSPEPKPQFLDTTVEIAPVDIPVAKGSYNFDFDKFDDPNFNPFGAKASMANSPPRGDQSISVMKEEAQAAPLQTTIQLQSDNQQGEKHDVSKSSPCNSVEESADVELSLTKTQTNIETELPIVPQSKEPCIPVTPEPVVRKQTPEPCPLKQSAEFGSAAAEEEFVPGSMFLPNDFDEQIDYLEQFGSSTFKESALRKQSLYLKFDPLVKESPKKTASADSTNSGFCLPRPSLAIRMMEAAKSEVKQKSQQESPKLLEDFPPLVVEAPVVQDPTVLDLLVPTLKQPQKSEGVIVDVLKYSQKDMDAAMERARKQAEEKEEELKAQIAKMTMDNEHMVLIVSEFETIIAQITAEHKQKEELVQAELSKVFQEKQQLAKDLNDMERSFSDVVKRLDRRKEVIDGFKKNEETLKQCAQSYLARLQKEEQRYQMLKTHAEEKIEQANKEIADVRSKLGTEISALQVQLRREQLKVQSLEKNLEQKVKEVEDVTKLCDELIMKVQKH